The Lysobacterales bacterium genome includes a window with the following:
- a CDS encoding cation:proton antiporter codes for MAIIFTVPWLVWRLLRTDYWAPLVVVQIIAGILLGPGVLGAVFPDYYAFVFAPDVVTALNGVAWWAVMIFVCIAGIELDLAQAWANRRETVVTAGLALFTPLLAGAAVAWVLLGLPGWIGTEGRPWQFVVGIGMACAVTALPILILLMEKLSILRQPIGQRILRYASLDDIAIWGVLAIVLMDWERIGRQAAFLAAFGLACVVFRRLMRAVAERDRWYILPIWLCVCAFGADWAGLHYMVGAFLAGVVVDARWFDQERMDLLRHHVLLVLMPVFFLSTGLRTTWELGGAMVFAAAAALLVASVAGKLAGVHLAGRILRWPRGDAGIIGWLLQTKALIMIIFANVLLDKAIITSATFTALLLMAVASTMLTIPVVAPRLARDGAGAGDIAARAA; via the coding sequence ATGGCGATCATCTTCACCGTGCCCTGGCTGGTCTGGCGGCTGCTGCGCACCGACTACTGGGCGCCCCTGGTGGTGGTGCAGATCATCGCCGGCATCCTGCTCGGCCCTGGCGTGCTGGGCGCGGTCTTCCCCGACTACTACGCCTTCGTGTTCGCGCCGGATGTGGTGACTGCGCTGAATGGCGTCGCCTGGTGGGCGGTGATGATCTTCGTGTGCATCGCCGGCATCGAGCTGGACCTGGCGCAGGCCTGGGCGAACCGCCGCGAGACCGTGGTGACCGCCGGGCTGGCGCTGTTCACGCCGCTGCTGGCGGGCGCCGCGGTGGCCTGGGTGCTGCTCGGCCTGCCGGGCTGGATCGGCACCGAAGGCCGGCCCTGGCAGTTCGTGGTCGGCATCGGTATGGCCTGCGCGGTGACCGCCCTGCCGATCCTGATCCTGCTGATGGAGAAGCTCTCCATCCTGCGCCAGCCGATCGGCCAGCGCATCCTGCGCTACGCCAGCCTCGACGACATCGCCATCTGGGGCGTGCTGGCGATCGTGCTGATGGACTGGGAGAGGATCGGCCGGCAGGCGGCCTTCCTGGCCGCCTTCGGCCTGGCCTGCGTGGTGTTCCGGCGCCTGATGCGGGCGGTGGCGGAGCGCGACCGCTGGTACATCCTGCCGATCTGGCTGTGCGTGTGTGCGTTCGGCGCCGACTGGGCCGGCCTGCACTACATGGTCGGCGCCTTCCTGGCCGGGGTCGTGGTGGATGCGCGCTGGTTCGACCAGGAGCGCATGGACCTGCTGCGCCACCACGTGCTGCTGGTGCTGATGCCGGTGTTCTTCCTGAGCACCGGCCTGCGCACCACCTGGGAGCTGGGCGGCGCGATGGTGTTCGCCGCCGCCGCCGCCCTGCTGGTCGCCTCGGTGGCCGGCAAGCTGGCCGGGGTGCACCTGGCCGGACGCATCCTGCGCTGGCCGCGCGGCGACGCCGGCATCATCGGCTGGCTGCTGCAGACCAAGGCGCTGATCATGATCATCTTCGCCAACGTGCTGCTCGACAAGGCGATCATCACCTCGGCGACCTTCACCGCCCTGCTGCTGATGGCGGTGGCCAGCACCATGCTGACCATCCCGGTGGTGGCGCCGCGCCTGGCCAGGGACGGCGCGGGTGCCGGGGACATCGCCGCGCGCGCGGCCTGA
- a CDS encoding phosphatase PAP2 family protein: protein MRTAEPSARLIPAAVPRRRLLPPLVALLLALSLLAGFVLVLANVLDGDLAHFDAWLVSTLREAGDPALTRGPAWLQVFFLELTHLGGTVALAFATLAVAGLLVIERRPAKAGLVLVAVVGGTALSSALKWGLDRPRPDLVPHLVEALSPSFPSGHAMLSTVVYLTLGALLARFEFQRQATRLYVLACAIGLALAIGISRVYLGVHWPSDVLAGWCLGGAWAIACLLGADWLAGRRNGLS from the coding sequence ATGAGAACCGCCGAGCCATCCGCCCGCCTCATCCCCGCGGCCGTGCCACGGCGCCGGTTATTGCCACCGCTGGTGGCCCTGCTGCTGGCGCTGTCGCTGCTGGCCGGCTTCGTGCTGGTCCTGGCCAACGTCCTCGACGGCGACCTGGCGCATTTCGACGCCTGGCTGGTGTCGACGCTGCGCGAGGCCGGCGACCCTGCCCTGACCCGCGGTCCGGCCTGGCTGCAGGTGTTCTTCCTGGAGCTGACCCACCTGGGCGGCACCGTGGCCCTGGCCTTCGCGACCCTGGCGGTCGCCGGCCTGCTGGTGATCGAGCGCCGCCCGGCCAAGGCCGGCCTGGTGCTGGTCGCCGTGGTCGGCGGCACGGCGCTGAGCAGCGCGCTCAAGTGGGGCCTGGACCGGCCGCGCCCGGACCTGGTGCCGCACCTGGTCGAGGCGCTCAGCCCGAGCTTCCCGTCCGGCCACGCGATGCTGTCGACGGTGGTCTACCTGACCCTGGGCGCCCTGCTGGCGCGCTTCGAGTTCCAGCGCCAGGCCACGCGTCTCTATGTGCTGGCCTGCGCCATCGGCCTGGCCCTGGCGATCGGCATCAGCCGCGTCTACCTGGGCGTGCACTGGCCCAGCGACGTGCTGGCCGGCTGGTGCCTGGGCGGCGCCTGGGCGATCGCCTGCCTGCTCGGGGCGGACTGGCTGGCCGGTCGCCGCAACGGCCTGTCCTGA
- a CDS encoding DUF4262 domain-containing protein, which translates to MSVDTPIAANIRSHGWHCVMVAPEAEGEEAFAYTIGLAERFDQPEVLVFGLPEASAHALLARCVGLAEAGQRLAAAERDDLLGGGFKVRLVPLRADRYDEYLGTAFRHYAERPFQALVLFWPDREGRFPGEPGYAGTGQHEALAAV; encoded by the coding sequence GTGAGCGTCGACACGCCGATCGCCGCCAACATCCGCAGCCACGGCTGGCACTGCGTGATGGTCGCGCCGGAGGCCGAGGGCGAGGAGGCGTTCGCCTACACGATCGGGCTGGCAGAACGCTTCGATCAGCCGGAGGTGCTGGTGTTCGGCCTGCCGGAGGCCTCGGCGCACGCCCTGCTGGCGCGCTGCGTCGGCCTGGCCGAAGCCGGCCAGCGGCTGGCGGCCGCCGAGCGCGACGACCTGCTCGGCGGCGGCTTCAAGGTCCGCCTGGTGCCGCTGCGCGCCGACCGCTACGACGAGTACCTGGGTACCGCCTTCCGCCACTACGCGGAGCGGCCGTTCCAAGCCCTGGTCCTGTTCTGGCCGGACCGGGAAGGGCGCTTCCCGGGGGAGCCGGGATACGCCGGCACCGGCCAGCACGAGGCGCTCGCCGCGGTCTGA
- a CDS encoding NrdJb, with translation MAIKIEKKIKGYAVVRPDEPAAVAAASAPSPAHDADAEAGLPSAEVIQMHERVERPERLEGHTYKIKSPLFEHALYVTINDIVLNEGTEHELRRPYEIFINSKNMEHFQWTVALTRIMSAVFRKGGDVTFLVEELKAVFDPRGGYFKAGGIYMPSIVAELGVVIEDHLRKIGMILGEELSPEQKRLIAEKRAALESRSKKKPEVGAGASARRQGKGVGGNRISPDLADRPQVPEQADQATVPGFPASASLCGKCSAKAVVMMDGCATCLSCGNSKCG, from the coding sequence ATGGCCATCAAGATCGAAAAGAAAATCAAGGGATACGCCGTGGTCCGGCCCGACGAGCCTGCGGCCGTCGCGGCCGCTTCTGCCCCGTCTCCGGCCCACGACGCCGATGCCGAGGCAGGCCTTCCGAGTGCCGAGGTCATCCAGATGCACGAGCGCGTCGAGCGCCCGGAGCGGCTGGAGGGCCACACCTACAAGATCAAGTCGCCGCTGTTCGAGCACGCGCTGTACGTGACCATCAACGACATCGTGCTCAACGAGGGCACCGAGCACGAGCTGCGCCGGCCCTACGAGATCTTCATCAACTCCAAGAACATGGAGCACTTCCAGTGGACGGTGGCGCTGACGCGCATCATGTCCGCGGTGTTCCGCAAGGGCGGCGACGTCACCTTCCTGGTCGAGGAGCTGAAGGCGGTGTTCGACCCGCGTGGCGGCTACTTCAAGGCCGGCGGCATCTACATGCCGTCGATCGTGGCCGAACTCGGCGTGGTGATCGAGGACCACCTCCGGAAGATCGGCATGATCCTGGGCGAGGAGCTGAGCCCCGAGCAGAAGCGCCTGATCGCCGAGAAGCGCGCCGCCCTGGAATCCCGCTCAAAAAAAAAGCCTGAGGTAGGCGCTGGCGCGTCGGCGCGCAGACAGGGCAAGGGCGTCGGCGGCAACCGGATCAGCCCGGACCTGGCCGACCGCCCCCAGGTGCCCGAGCAGGCCGACCAGGCCACGGTCCCAGGGTTCCCCGCCTCGGCCAGCCTGTGCGGCAAGTGCAGCGCCAAGGCCGTGGTGATGATGGACGGCTGCGCGACCTGCCTGTCCTGCGGCAATTCCAAGTGCGGCTGA
- a CDS encoding adenosylcobalamin-dependent ribonucleoside-diphosphate reductase, producing MSTVRLEAVAPASREVPMQPASVDIWDKKYRLKSKQGEPVDADIDATYQRVARALADAEADAARQAYWYERFLWALRRGAIPAGRITSNAGAQEHKPKTSTINCTVSGTIEDSMDGILDKVHEAGLTLKAGCGIGYEFSTLRPRGAYVSGAGAYTSGPLSFMDIYDKMCFTVSSAGGRRGAQMGTFDVSHPDVREFIRAKREDGRLRQFNLSLLITDGFMQAVEADAEWPLVFPVHVHEADEVDLADAGAVVWREWPTTRNYVTRDDGLVACRIYGQIRARHLWDMIMVSTYDYAEPGFILIDRVNEMNNNWWCENIRATNPCGEQPLPPYGACLLGSVNLTKFVRDPFTDQARFDWEEYKEVVRVFTRMLDNVVEVNGLPLPRQREEILRKRRHGMGFLGLGSTMTLLGMKYGSPQSLEFTEGVSREMALAGWEMALDLAREKGPAPIMDEDFEVTAEMLRKRPEMAADGWKAGDTIKGRELHARYSRYMQRVAQVAPGLVEELARTGARFTHHSSIAPTGTISLSLANNASNGIEPSFAHHYSRNVIREGRKTKEKVDVFSYELLAYRELVNPQAMPYAEDASARLPDYFIAADDITPKAHVDVQAASQKWIDSSISKTANVPTDYPYEDFKDIYRYAHQQGLKGCTTFRFNPAAFQGVLVKESDLENTVYRFELEDGSVIEARGNEEIEYDGELHTAANLFDALKEGYYGKF from the coding sequence ATGAGCACAGTGCGACTGGAAGCCGTCGCCCCTGCGTCCCGTGAAGTCCCGATGCAGCCCGCCTCTGTGGATATCTGGGACAAGAAGTACCGCCTGAAGTCCAAACAGGGCGAGCCGGTCGACGCCGACATCGACGCCACCTACCAGCGCGTCGCCCGCGCCCTGGCCGATGCCGAGGCCGACGCCGCCCGCCAGGCGTACTGGTACGAGCGGTTCCTGTGGGCGTTGCGGCGCGGCGCGATCCCGGCCGGGCGGATCACCTCCAACGCCGGCGCGCAGGAACACAAGCCCAAGACCAGCACCATCAACTGCACGGTGTCGGGCACCATCGAGGATTCCATGGACGGCATCCTGGACAAGGTCCACGAGGCCGGATTGACCCTGAAGGCGGGCTGCGGCATCGGTTACGAGTTCAGCACCCTGCGCCCGCGCGGCGCCTACGTCTCCGGCGCCGGCGCCTACACTTCCGGGCCGCTGTCGTTCATGGACATCTACGACAAGATGTGCTTCACCGTGTCCAGCGCCGGCGGCCGCCGCGGCGCACAGATGGGCACCTTCGACGTCAGCCATCCCGACGTCCGCGAGTTCATCCGCGCCAAGCGCGAGGACGGCCGGCTGCGGCAGTTCAACCTCAGCCTGCTGATCACCGACGGCTTCATGCAGGCGGTCGAGGCCGACGCCGAGTGGCCGCTGGTGTTCCCGGTGCATGTCCACGAGGCCGACGAGGTCGACCTTGCCGACGCCGGCGCGGTGGTCTGGCGCGAGTGGCCGACCACCCGCAACTACGTGACCCGCGACGATGGCCTGGTCGCCTGCCGGATCTATGGCCAGATCCGCGCCCGGCACCTGTGGGACATGATCATGGTGTCCACCTACGACTATGCCGAGCCGGGCTTCATCCTGATCGACCGGGTCAACGAGATGAACAACAACTGGTGGTGCGAGAACATCCGCGCCACCAATCCCTGCGGCGAGCAGCCCCTGCCGCCGTATGGCGCCTGCCTGCTCGGCTCGGTCAACCTCACCAAGTTCGTGCGCGACCCGTTCACCGACCAGGCGCGCTTCGACTGGGAGGAGTACAAGGAGGTCGTGCGCGTGTTCACGCGCATGCTCGACAACGTCGTCGAGGTCAACGGCCTGCCGCTGCCGCGCCAGCGCGAGGAGATCCTGCGCAAGCGCCGGCATGGCATGGGCTTTCTTGGCCTGGGCAGCACCATGACCCTGCTCGGCATGAAGTACGGCTCGCCGCAGTCGCTGGAGTTCACCGAAGGCGTGTCCCGCGAAATGGCGCTGGCCGGCTGGGAGATGGCCCTGGATCTGGCCCGCGAGAAGGGGCCGGCGCCGATCATGGACGAGGACTTCGAGGTCACCGCGGAGATGCTGCGCAAGCGGCCGGAGATGGCCGCCGACGGCTGGAAGGCCGGCGACACCATCAAGGGCAGGGAACTGCACGCGCGCTATTCGCGCTACATGCAGCGCGTCGCGCAGGTCGCGCCCGGGCTGGTCGAGGAACTTGCGCGCACCGGTGCCCGCTTCACCCACCACAGCTCGATCGCGCCGACCGGAACCATTTCGCTGAGTCTGGCCAACAACGCCAGCAACGGCATCGAGCCCAGCTTCGCGCACCACTACTCGCGCAACGTCATCCGCGAGGGCCGCAAGACCAAGGAAAAGGTCGACGTGTTCAGCTACGAACTGCTGGCCTATCGCGAACTCGTCAATCCCCAGGCGATGCCCTACGCCGAGGATGCCTCGGCGCGGCTGCCCGATTACTTCATCGCCGCCGACGACATCACCCCGAAGGCCCACGTCGACGTCCAGGCCGCCTCGCAGAAGTGGATCGACAGTTCGATCTCCAAGACCGCGAACGTGCCCACCGACTATCCCTACGAGGACTTCAAGGACATCTACAGGTACGCTCACCAGCAGGGTCTGAAGGGCTGCACCACCTTCCGCTTCAACCCCGCCGCGTTCCAGGGTGTGCTGGTCAAGGAGTCCGACCTCGAGAACACCGTCTACCGGTTCGAACTGGAGGACGGCAGCGTGATCGAGGCGCGCGGCAACGAGGAGATCGAGTACGACGGCGAGCTGCACACCGCCGCCAATCTGTTCGACGCCCTCAAGGAAGGCTATTACGGCAAGTTCTGA
- a CDS encoding Do family serine endopeptidase encodes MPQRRLLLPILILAAAGTGWLAGQTSPTPATALADVLIAPARAAGLPAAIDGQPIPSLAPMLERVMPAVVNVYTASRVQVRSSPFMDDPFFRHFFGIPDMPRERVERSLGSGVIVDAGRGLVVTNHHVIEAADDISVTLADGRTLVAERIGADPATDIAVIRIPAEGLVALPLAQREPLRVGDFVVAVGNPFGLGQTVTSGIVSALGRGGLDGRGVQNFIQTDASINPGNSGGALVNLRGELVGINTAIYSRSGDSAGIGFAIPSALTASVLDQLVEQGAVRRGSLGLEVQDLDTVLAANLGAASGAGVAVTRIQPDGTAARAGVQVGDVLTALNGAPVRNGRELRALEGMLPGSGEVALVVLREGRERRLTGGLVSALTALVGDTADRRLAGAEFAPVPERLAARGVRGALASAVAADSPAGRAGLRRGDVVLQVNDTDLDDLEALRAALTRAPAVLSLTILRGNRLYKVDLTR; translated from the coding sequence ATGCCTCAGCGTCGCCTGCTTCTCCCGATCCTGATACTGGCCGCCGCCGGCACCGGCTGGCTGGCAGGACAGACGTCCCCGACGCCCGCGACCGCCCTGGCCGATGTCCTGATCGCCCCGGCGCGCGCCGCCGGCCTGCCGGCGGCGATCGATGGCCAGCCGATCCCCTCCCTGGCGCCGATGCTGGAGCGGGTGATGCCGGCCGTGGTCAACGTCTACACCGCCAGCCGGGTGCAGGTGCGGTCGTCGCCGTTCATGGACGATCCCTTCTTCCGGCATTTCTTCGGCATCCCCGACATGCCGCGCGAACGCGTCGAGCGCTCGCTGGGCTCGGGGGTCATCGTCGATGCCGGCCGTGGCCTGGTGGTGACCAACCACCACGTGATCGAGGCTGCCGACGACATCTCGGTGACCCTGGCCGATGGCCGCACCCTGGTCGCCGAGCGGATCGGGGCCGACCCGGCCACCGACATCGCGGTGATCCGCATCCCGGCCGAGGGCCTGGTCGCGCTGCCGCTGGCCCAGCGCGAGCCGCTGCGGGTCGGCGATTTCGTGGTCGCGGTCGGCAACCCGTTCGGCCTGGGCCAGACAGTGACTTCCGGCATCGTCTCCGCACTGGGTCGTGGCGGCCTCGACGGCCGCGGCGTGCAGAACTTCATCCAGACCGATGCCTCGATCAATCCCGGCAATTCCGGCGGCGCCCTGGTCAACCTGCGCGGCGAGCTGGTCGGCATCAACACCGCCATCTACTCGCGGTCCGGCGACAGCGCCGGCATCGGCTTCGCGATTCCGTCGGCGCTGACCGCCTCCGTGCTGGACCAGCTGGTGGAACAAGGTGCGGTCAGGCGCGGCTCGCTCGGGCTGGAGGTGCAGGACCTCGACACGGTGCTGGCCGCAAACCTGGGCGCCGCCAGCGGCGCAGGGGTCGCGGTGACCCGGATCCAGCCGGACGGTACCGCCGCCCGGGCCGGTGTCCAGGTCGGCGACGTGCTCACCGCGTTGAACGGCGCGCCTGTGCGCAACGGCCGGGAACTGCGCGCGCTCGAGGGCATGCTGCCCGGCAGCGGCGAGGTGGCGCTGGTGGTGCTGCGCGAAGGTCGCGAGCGACGCCTGACGGGCGGCCTGGTCAGCGCGCTGACCGCGCTGGTCGGCGATACCGCGGACCGGCGTCTGGCCGGCGCCGAGTTCGCGCCGGTGCCCGAGCGCCTGGCCGCCCGCGGCGTGCGCGGCGCCCTGGCCAGCGCGGTGGCGGCGGACTCGCCGGCCGGGCGCGCCGGCCTGCGCCGGGGCGATGTCGTGCTGCAGGTCAACGACACCGACCTGGACGACCTGGAGGCGCTGCGCGCCGCGCTGACGCGTGCGCCCGCCGTGCTGTCGCTCACGATCCTGCGCGGCAATCGCCTGTACAAGGTGGACCTGACGCGCTGA
- a CDS encoding substrate-binding domain-containing protein, with protein MRVATLLLTAASALLAAAPVHAQLSLRGDYAAARGLTEVGALYARQTRTSLTVTPFSTNAGIEGVIRGEIDIATSARPPVPGRDAERHLVFWPVAWDAVVFIVHPSNPVRELSLAQVRDIFMGRLENWNQVGGRDAPIDLYSVMGPYDGLESSMRQILFGNPGYNAKIRRLFLNQHQIEIGVQMDPDSIGMTTLAGLDKQRVRALGIEGVAADKDTVADGRYLLTVPLYLVYRADNPKVDEINRFAEFLRTPVAENVIVGKRLVPHRDDQDFRDLHARRLTTLWERLGGEPLPVEQVRFAGRDAAQAADAGDDAGEATAATAALASVDGIEGDADAAAGAEAVAEAAAPAVPNGSGQTAAEGTAEAGAECRRTLFSRKC; from the coding sequence ATGCGCGTAGCCACCCTGCTCCTGACCGCCGCCTCGGCCCTGCTTGCGGCGGCGCCGGTCCACGCCCAGCTCTCGCTGCGCGGCGACTATGCCGCCGCCCGCGGCCTCACCGAGGTGGGTGCCCTGTACGCGCGCCAGACCCGCACCTCGCTGACGGTCACCCCGTTCAGCACGAATGCCGGCATCGAGGGCGTGATCCGCGGCGAGATCGACATCGCCACCTCAGCCCGCCCCCCGGTCCCCGGCCGCGACGCCGAGCGCCATCTGGTGTTCTGGCCGGTCGCCTGGGACGCGGTGGTGTTCATCGTCCATCCCAGCAACCCGGTACGCGAGCTCAGCCTGGCCCAGGTCCGCGACATCTTCATGGGCCGCCTGGAGAACTGGAACCAGGTCGGCGGCCGCGACGCGCCGATCGACCTGTACTCGGTGATGGGCCCCTATGACGGGCTGGAGTCGTCGATGCGCCAGATCCTGTTCGGCAACCCGGGCTACAACGCCAAGATCCGCCGCCTCTTCCTCAACCAGCACCAGATCGAGATCGGCGTGCAGATGGACCCGGACTCGATCGGCATGACCACCCTGGCGGGCCTGGACAAGCAGCGCGTGCGCGCGCTCGGCATCGAGGGCGTGGCCGCCGACAAGGACACCGTCGCCGATGGCCGCTACCTGCTCACGGTGCCCCTGTACCTCGTGTACCGGGCCGACAATCCCAAGGTCGACGAGATCAACCGCTTCGCCGAGTTCCTGCGCACGCCCGTCGCCGAGAACGTGATCGTCGGCAAGCGCCTGGTGCCGCACCGGGACGACCAGGACTTCCGCGACCTGCACGCGCGCCGGCTGACCACCCTCTGGGAGCGCCTGGGTGGCGAACCGCTGCCGGTCGAACAGGTACGGTTCGCCGGGCGCGACGCCGCACAGGCGGCGGATGCCGGCGACGACGCGGGCGAGGCGACGGCCGCCACCGCCGCGCTGGCGTCCGTCGACGGCATCGAGGGCGATGCGGATGCCGCTGCGGGCGCCGAGGCCGTGGCCGAGGCCGCCGCCCCGGCGGTGCCGAACGGCAGCGGCCAGACCGCCGCCGAGGGGACCGCCGAAGCCGGTGCCGAATGCCGCAGGACGCTGTTCTCGCGCAAGTGCTGA
- a CDS encoding HAD family hydrolase — MPQDAVLAQVLSASTRSAPPAALTLDLDDTLWPILPVILRCEAALESFLREHAPAVAQRYPGLAMRALRDTIFAERPDLAHDYGAVRRLSLERAFEHCGLHAPALVEAAYALFYATRNEVECYPEVDHTLPALAARHRIVALTNGNADLARIGLDHHFHGAVFARQVGCAKPDPRIFGHALALLELPAGDVWHVGDDPLMDVVGARRAGMGAVWLNRDDRPWPHPDLPGPDLVVRDLTELAAHLADLSPTPSTLR; from the coding sequence ATGCCGCAGGACGCTGTTCTCGCGCAAGTGCTGAGCGCCAGCACCCGTTCGGCGCCGCCCGCGGCGCTGACCCTGGATCTCGACGATACGCTGTGGCCGATCCTGCCGGTGATCCTGCGCTGCGAGGCGGCGCTGGAATCGTTCCTGCGCGAACACGCGCCTGCGGTGGCGCAACGCTATCCCGGCCTGGCCATGCGCGCCCTGCGCGACACCATCTTCGCCGAACGGCCCGACCTCGCGCACGATTACGGCGCGGTGCGCCGGCTCAGCCTTGAGCGCGCCTTCGAACACTGCGGATTGCACGCGCCGGCGCTGGTCGAGGCGGCCTACGCGTTGTTCTATGCGACCCGCAACGAGGTCGAGTGCTACCCCGAGGTCGACCACACCCTGCCGGCGCTGGCCGCGCGGCACCGGATCGTGGCGCTCACCAACGGCAATGCCGACCTCGCCCGGATCGGCCTCGACCACCACTTCCACGGTGCGGTGTTCGCCCGCCAGGTCGGTTGCGCCAAACCCGACCCGCGCATCTTCGGCCATGCCCTGGCGCTGCTGGAACTGCCTGCCGGCGACGTCTGGCATGTCGGCGACGATCCGCTCATGGATGTCGTCGGCGCCCGCCGCGCCGGCATGGGCGCGGTCTGGCTGAACCGCGACGATCGCCCCTGGCCGCACCCGGACCTGCCCGGTCCGGACCTGGTGGTTCGCGACCTCACCGAACTGGCGGCCCACCTGGCCGACCTTTCACCGACCCCGAGCACTCTCCGATGA
- a CDS encoding leucyl aminopeptidase family protein has product MTLISLDANTSATPLVAVRADGLEALLATLPAAAAGHARACGFSAELGSHCLLPDGQGALAAVLVGAGEPADPWTLAGLPLSLPAGDYRLDPRGLGLDPLPAGLGWALGSYQFNRYRQPRRAPSRLALPDEVLGALQPVVEAVALVRDLVNTPTEHMGPAELAQATSRLADRHGAQVRVIEGDDLLAQNFPAIHAVGRASHRPPRLIELDWGDEGHPRLALVGKGVCFDTGGLDIKPADGMLRMKKDMGGAAHALALAGLVMAGGLPVRLKLLIPAVENAIGPDAYRPGEVIATRKGLSVEIGNTDAEGRVILSDALTYAAEWQPALLLDFATLTGAARIALGPDLPALFANDEALAGDLLAAGLRQRDPLWRMPLHAPYAAFLDSPIADLNNAAASKHAGCITAALFLQRFVSEDVPWAHLDVYSWNDGARPGRPAGGEAQGLRAYHAMLQARFRG; this is encoded by the coding sequence ATGACCCTGATCTCCCTCGATGCGAACACGTCGGCCACGCCGCTGGTTGCGGTCCGGGCCGACGGACTCGAAGCCCTCCTCGCCACCCTGCCGGCCGCGGCGGCCGGCCACGCGCGCGCCTGCGGCTTCTCCGCCGAGCTGGGCAGCCACTGCCTGCTGCCGGACGGTCAGGGTGCGCTGGCCGCGGTGCTGGTCGGCGCCGGGGAGCCAGCCGACCCCTGGACCCTGGCCGGCCTGCCCCTGTCGCTGCCCGCCGGCGACTACCGCCTGGATCCCCGCGGCCTTGGCCTGGACCCGCTGCCGGCCGGCCTGGGCTGGGCGCTGGGCAGCTACCAGTTCAACCGCTACCGGCAGCCCCGCCGAGCACCGTCGCGCCTGGCGTTGCCGGACGAGGTACTGGGTGCCCTGCAACCGGTCGTCGAGGCGGTGGCCCTGGTGCGCGACCTGGTCAACACCCCGACCGAGCACATGGGGCCAGCCGAGCTCGCCCAGGCCACCAGCCGCCTCGCCGACCGGCATGGCGCGCAGGTCCGGGTGATCGAGGGCGACGACCTGCTGGCGCAGAATTTCCCGGCGATCCACGCGGTCGGCCGCGCCAGCCACCGGCCGCCGCGCCTGATCGAGCTCGACTGGGGCGACGAGGGGCATCCGCGCCTGGCCCTGGTCGGCAAGGGCGTGTGCTTCGACACCGGCGGCCTGGACATCAAGCCGGCCGACGGCATGCTGCGGATGAAGAAGGACATGGGCGGCGCCGCGCACGCCCTGGCGCTGGCCGGCCTGGTCATGGCCGGCGGCCTGCCGGTGCGCCTGAAGCTGCTGATCCCGGCTGTTGAGAATGCCATCGGCCCGGACGCCTATCGTCCTGGCGAGGTGATCGCCACCCGCAAGGGCCTGAGCGTCGAGATCGGCAACACCGACGCCGAGGGCCGGGTGATCCTGTCCGATGCGCTGACCTACGCCGCCGAATGGCAGCCGGCGCTGCTGCTGGACTTCGCCACCCTCACCGGTGCCGCGCGCATCGCCCTGGGCCCGGACCTTCCGGCGCTGTTCGCCAACGACGAGGCACTCGCCGGCGACCTGCTGGCGGCGGGCCTGCGGCAACGCGATCCGCTGTGGCGCATGCCGCTGCACGCACCTTACGCGGCCTTCCTGGACAGCCCGATCGCCGACCTCAACAACGCAGCGGCCAGCAAGCACGCCGGCTGCATCACCGCGGCGCTGTTCCTGCAGCGCTTCGTGTCCGAGGACGTGCCCTGGGCGCACCTGGACGTGTATTCCTGGAACGACGGCGCGCGGCCCGGCCGCCCGGCCGGTGGCGAGGCCCAGGGCCTGCGCGCCTACCACGCGATGTTGCAGGCGCGCTTCCGCGGCTGA